The following are encoded in a window of Halosolutus halophilus genomic DNA:
- a CDS encoding lysylphosphatidylglycerol synthase transmembrane domain-containing protein produces MRERGDGSGTGDADGDGATSGEVDGNGATNGGIAATLTRRRVTIAGTVLVVLGLAVAVRELDVRAVTAEVATADPLVLVAAIAVYAVSWPVRGRRYGSILGSIGHPAGTTFLTLAVFVSQTANLAIPARAGDAVRASVVNTYRDVPYASGFASLTVERVFDLASIAVLAGVAMGWLAIGGDTGPLQIVAETGGARTAFVAAAIVSAATLGVGAVVVTSARSNYGYGGRLRARIRGEPRLEGALEAALQFVADVQIVARQPRALVAIGGASLAVWTLDVLTAVLVLAALDSGLPTGTLLAVGTLAVSVGNLAKVLPLSQGGIGLYEAAFTALVVGLTPVGASTALAAALVDHALKNAVTLVGGTGAVASLGVSLSSAAEESRSSRSAETGNFLGSPKK; encoded by the coding sequence GTGCGGGAGAGGGGGGACGGGTCGGGAACGGGAGACGCCGACGGAGATGGGGCGACGTCGGGAGAGGTCGACGGAAATGGGGCGACGAACGGCGGCATCGCAGCGACGCTGACCCGACGCCGGGTGACGATCGCGGGCACGGTGCTCGTGGTCCTCGGCCTGGCCGTCGCTGTGCGAGAACTCGACGTCCGCGCGGTCACAGCGGAGGTCGCGACGGCCGACCCGCTCGTGCTGGTCGCCGCGATCGCCGTCTACGCCGTCTCGTGGCCGGTCCGGGGTCGTCGCTACGGGTCGATCCTCGGATCGATCGGCCACCCGGCCGGGACGACGTTTCTCACGCTGGCCGTCTTCGTCAGCCAGACGGCCAACCTCGCGATCCCGGCGCGGGCGGGCGACGCGGTACGCGCGTCCGTCGTCAATACCTACCGGGACGTCCCCTACGCGTCGGGATTTGCCTCGCTGACTGTCGAGCGGGTCTTCGACCTGGCGTCGATCGCCGTCCTCGCCGGCGTCGCGATGGGGTGGCTGGCGATCGGTGGGGACACCGGCCCGCTCCAGATCGTCGCGGAGACCGGCGGCGCGCGAACCGCGTTCGTCGCCGCGGCGATCGTGAGCGCTGCGACCCTCGGGGTCGGGGCCGTCGTCGTGACGTCGGCCCGATCCAACTACGGGTACGGCGGGCGGCTCCGAGCGCGAATCCGCGGCGAGCCGCGGCTCGAAGGGGCGCTCGAGGCCGCCCTCCAGTTCGTGGCGGACGTCCAGATCGTCGCCCGCCAGCCGCGGGCGCTCGTCGCGATCGGCGGCGCGAGCCTGGCCGTGTGGACGCTGGACGTGCTCACAGCGGTGCTCGTCCTCGCGGCGCTCGATAGCGGCTTGCCCACCGGCACGCTGCTGGCGGTCGGCACCCTCGCGGTCAGCGTCGGGAACCTCGCGAAGGTCCTGCCGCTCTCCCAGGGCGGGATCGGCCTCTACGAAGCGGCGTTTACGGCCCTCGTCGTCGGCCTCACTCCCGTCGGCGCGAGCACGGCGCTGGCGGCCGCACTCGTCGATCACGCCCTGAAGAACGCGGTGACGCTGGTCGGCGGCACCGGCGCGGTCGCGTCGCTGGGCGTTTCCCTATCGTCCGCCGCCGAGGAGTCCCGATCGAGCCGATCGGCGGAGACCGGCAACTTTTTAGGTTCACCTAAAAAATAG
- a CDS encoding alpha-1 4-glucan-protein synthase yields the protein MSQDICVIVPTIREYECLRSYFENAREHGFDLSRLHVVLVTEDFCETGEMEAMLAEEGVSGEVFDGTRREEWYVDHGVAGYGHVVPAASHAETSFGLLYMWAHDEFDYGFFIDDDTLPHEDVDFFGTHMQNLAFEGEIEAVSSDERWVNVLYQNADEHGLYPRGYPYSAMDETIETDTTAIASGEVVASQGLWTNVPDLDAVRILMDGDLEGQAQTRTTREDFGEDFVAARGNYLTVCSMNLAFRREVIPAFYQLPMDDNEWNVGRFDDIWSGVFLKRACDVLGKRIYNGAPLCEHNKAPRSTFDDLNNEVPGLELNEHLWRVVDDVEPEVPRDGRTASPSDDVGVDADSYAAVFEAMGSELARGDWSEYTNGAFFNHVGEYMLDWLDCLYALDRPTSRAAESTVIS from the coding sequence ATGAGTCAGGACATCTGCGTTATCGTGCCGACGATACGGGAGTACGAGTGCCTGCGTTCGTACTTCGAGAACGCCCGCGAGCACGGGTTCGACCTCTCGCGACTCCACGTCGTGCTCGTCACGGAGGATTTCTGCGAAACCGGGGAGATGGAAGCGATGCTCGCGGAGGAGGGCGTCTCCGGCGAGGTTTTCGACGGAACGCGCCGCGAGGAGTGGTACGTCGACCACGGCGTCGCGGGGTACGGCCACGTCGTCCCGGCGGCGAGTCACGCCGAGACGAGTTTCGGGTTGCTCTACATGTGGGCCCACGACGAGTTCGACTACGGCTTCTTCATCGACGACGACACGCTGCCCCACGAGGACGTGGACTTCTTCGGCACGCACATGCAAAATCTCGCGTTCGAGGGCGAGATCGAGGCGGTCTCCTCGGACGAGCGGTGGGTGAACGTCCTCTACCAGAACGCCGACGAACACGGACTCTATCCCCGAGGGTACCCCTACTCGGCGATGGACGAAACGATCGAGACGGACACGACCGCGATCGCGTCCGGCGAGGTCGTCGCCTCGCAGGGGCTGTGGACCAACGTCCCGGACCTCGATGCCGTCCGTATTCTCATGGACGGCGACCTCGAGGGGCAGGCCCAGACCCGGACGACTCGGGAGGACTTCGGCGAGGACTTCGTCGCCGCGCGGGGCAACTACCTCACCGTCTGCTCGATGAACCTCGCGTTCCGCCGCGAAGTGATCCCCGCGTTCTACCAGCTGCCGATGGACGACAACGAGTGGAACGTCGGCCGCTTCGACGACATCTGGAGCGGCGTCTTCCTCAAGCGGGCCTGCGACGTACTCGGCAAGCGGATCTACAACGGAGCGCCGCTGTGTGAACACAACAAAGCCCCGCGCAGCACGTTCGACGATCTCAACAACGAAGTGCCGGGGCTCGAACTCAACGAACACCTCTGGCGCGTCGTCGACGACGTGGAACCGGAAGTTCCACGTGACGGTCGGACGGCGTCGCCGTCCGACGACGTGGGCGTCGACGCGGACTCCTACGCTGCCGTCTTCGAGGCGATGGGGAGCGAACTCGCACGCGGGGACTGGTCCGAGTACACCAACGGCGCGTTCTTCAACCACGTCGGCGAGTACATGCTCGACTGGCTGGACTGCCTCTACGCGCTCGATCGGCCGACGTCCCGTGCGGCGGAATCGACGGTTATAAGTTAG
- a CDS encoding iron ABC transporter substrate-binding protein → MTRHDGSVGRRAFLAGSAALGTAGTAGCLGLIGSEDDDGENVFGQIGSGRAGRPEPGGTPVEELPDLEGELTVYSGRSEFLVGSLVDDLEEYYDDFSIDPRYGDSSDLVNQIREEGSGTPADVFYTVDAAALGDLADNGRASTLSDDLLEMVRSEFRTDQWIGTSGRARAIPYNTDALSEDDMPDSIDAYATDFDGDLGWAPSYGSCQSFVTAMRLLEGEDATREWLEGVVDSGITDYNDEYAVCEAIANGEIDAGFTNHYYVQRVRDGSDDAPIATSFTEGDAGSIFDVAGAAVTDAADDPDLAENFVRHLLSSQAQEYFATSTFEYPLIPGVEPVGDLPTIDELDVPDLDLSRLSDRQPTIDLMREVGINT, encoded by the coding sequence ATGACGCGACACGACGGTTCGGTGGGCCGCCGGGCATTCCTCGCCGGTTCGGCCGCACTCGGTACGGCAGGAACGGCCGGTTGCCTCGGCCTGATCGGCAGCGAAGACGACGACGGCGAGAACGTCTTCGGCCAGATCGGTTCCGGCCGCGCGGGTCGGCCGGAACCCGGCGGTACGCCGGTCGAGGAGTTACCGGATCTCGAGGGGGAACTCACCGTCTACTCCGGGCGCAGCGAGTTCCTCGTCGGTAGCCTCGTCGACGACTTAGAGGAGTACTACGACGACTTCTCGATCGACCCCCGCTACGGCGACTCGTCGGACCTCGTCAACCAGATCCGCGAGGAAGGATCGGGAACGCCGGCGGACGTCTTCTACACGGTCGATGCGGCCGCACTCGGTGATCTCGCCGACAACGGACGGGCGAGCACGCTCTCCGACGACCTCCTGGAGATGGTCCGCTCGGAGTTCCGGACCGACCAGTGGATCGGAACCTCGGGTCGCGCGCGGGCGATCCCGTACAACACGGACGCGCTCTCCGAGGACGACATGCCCGACAGCATCGACGCCTACGCGACGGACTTCGACGGCGATCTCGGCTGGGCGCCATCCTACGGTTCCTGCCAGTCCTTCGTCACCGCGATGCGACTCCTCGAGGGCGAAGACGCCACCCGCGAGTGGCTCGAAGGCGTCGTCGACTCGGGTATCACCGACTACAACGACGAGTACGCGGTCTGCGAGGCGATCGCCAACGGCGAGATCGACGCCGGCTTCACGAACCACTACTACGTCCAGCGGGTCCGCGACGGGTCAGACGACGCGCCGATCGCAACTTCGTTCACCGAGGGCGACGCGGGGTCGATCTTCGACGTCGCCGGTGCTGCCGTCACCGACGCGGCGGACGATCCGGACCTCGCGGAGAACTTCGTCCGCCACCTGCTCTCCTCGCAGGCCCAGGAGTACTTCGCCACCTCGACGTTCGAGTACCCGCTGATCCCGGGCGTGGAGCCGGTCGGCGACCTGCCGACGATTGACGAACTGGACGTCCCGGACCTCGATCTGTCCCGGCTGTCGGACCGTCAGCCGACGATCGACCTCATGCGCGAGGTCGGTATCAACACCTGA
- a CDS encoding glycosyltransferase family 39 protein codes for MHGRVRDGADRDPLYALCIAVLAGLAVFALATELFPYHSSNDDEAVYLLQAAMLLEGQLELHAGDLAGAFRPWFFVEDGGRLYPKYSPVPAAMYAVSMAFFDEPRVTLAAVAAGNAALTYVLGSMVFDRRVGAVAAAVFAASPMALLTSSVFLPYAPTTLLNLVFAVAYLRGDRDGRLRDAVLAGVAIGLAFFARPYTAVLFAAPFICHACWSILRSVRRAEGRPRRLRSLPNPARRNALTAAVGLAFVGVTLAYNARITGSPLVFPYEAFAPRDGPGFGTREILDHSIEYTPALALETNGYALWYLTTRWFTAGPIGSIAALAGLGLALWRWQPVPLDRWRGSAPSADSASVDSSDGRTAGLLLAGLLVTVPLGNLAFWGNFNVLAGMTDPTTGLVSRFGPFYHFDVLVPLSIFAGFGLVAGWRRLRDGAIRDRFAASRSPRTVRSVVLAALVASTLVVGVATVALLSAPIERNAAHTDRFESAYEPFEERDLENALVFQPTPYGQWQNHPFQSLRNDPDLDGAVVYALDGPPERDFAVLDAYSDREYYRYTYRGEWTAVPDDPVVPKLEPLSIRQGESLAGETVVGVPDRVDRAVVRLENESGATATSRIDDPGNSIAVEWALESGADESTATARLAATENATIPLDPTDEVVLEITLVQFDGATFTYRQAAPVRATDDGIRVVWPPERTSCALVTDCDREGTYLPDRPDTHREWESFETRLEPRG; via the coding sequence CTGCACGGCCGCGTCCGCGACGGCGCCGATCGTGACCCCCTCTACGCGCTCTGTATCGCCGTCCTCGCGGGACTCGCCGTGTTCGCGCTCGCAACGGAACTGTTTCCGTACCACTCCAGTAACGACGACGAGGCCGTCTACCTGCTGCAGGCGGCCATGCTCCTCGAGGGGCAACTCGAACTCCACGCGGGCGATCTCGCCGGCGCGTTCCGACCGTGGTTCTTCGTCGAGGACGGAGGCCGACTCTACCCGAAGTACTCGCCCGTTCCGGCCGCGATGTACGCCGTGTCGATGGCGTTTTTCGACGAGCCGCGCGTGACGCTGGCGGCCGTCGCGGCCGGCAACGCTGCGCTGACCTACGTCCTCGGTTCGATGGTGTTCGATCGACGGGTCGGCGCCGTCGCCGCGGCCGTCTTCGCCGCTTCGCCGATGGCCCTGCTCACGTCGTCGGTGTTCCTGCCGTACGCGCCGACGACGCTCCTGAATCTGGTATTCGCCGTCGCGTACCTCCGCGGCGACCGTGACGGCCGCCTTCGCGACGCCGTCCTCGCGGGCGTTGCGATCGGCCTCGCCTTCTTCGCCCGTCCGTACACCGCCGTCCTGTTCGCCGCGCCGTTCATCTGTCACGCGTGCTGGTCGATCCTGCGGTCGGTGCGACGCGCCGAGGGACGGCCGCGAAGGCTCCGATCGCTCCCGAATCCGGCCCGGCGGAACGCGCTGACCGCCGCCGTCGGACTGGCGTTCGTCGGCGTCACGCTCGCGTACAACGCCCGGATCACAGGCTCGCCGCTGGTGTTCCCCTACGAGGCGTTCGCACCGCGTGACGGACCCGGCTTCGGGACCCGCGAAATCCTCGATCACTCGATCGAGTACACGCCGGCGCTGGCCCTCGAGACCAACGGCTACGCCCTCTGGTACCTCACGACGCGCTGGTTCACCGCGGGCCCGATCGGGTCGATCGCCGCGCTCGCGGGACTCGGTCTCGCGCTGTGGCGGTGGCAGCCCGTCCCGCTCGATCGGTGGCGCGGGAGCGCCCCCTCCGCCGATTCGGCGTCCGTCGATTCGTCGGACGGTCGGACGGCGGGGCTCCTTCTCGCCGGCCTGCTGGTGACCGTTCCGCTCGGCAACCTCGCGTTCTGGGGGAACTTCAACGTGCTCGCGGGGATGACCGATCCCACGACTGGGCTCGTCTCCAGGTTCGGCCCCTTCTATCACTTCGACGTGCTCGTCCCCCTGTCGATCTTCGCTGGATTCGGCCTCGTGGCCGGCTGGCGGCGACTCCGCGACGGGGCGATTCGCGATCGGTTCGCCGCGTCGCGCTCGCCCCGCACGGTCCGTAGCGTCGTCCTCGCGGCGCTGGTAGCGAGCACGCTCGTCGTCGGCGTGGCCACCGTCGCTCTCCTCTCCGCGCCGATCGAGCGCAACGCGGCCCACACCGATCGGTTCGAGTCGGCCTACGAGCCGTTCGAGGAGCGCGACCTCGAGAACGCGCTCGTGTTCCAGCCGACGCCGTACGGCCAGTGGCAAAATCACCCGTTCCAGTCGCTGCGGAACGACCCCGATCTCGACGGTGCGGTGGTCTACGCGCTGGACGGCCCGCCAGAACGGGACTTCGCGGTGCTCGACGCCTACTCCGACCGCGAGTACTACCGCTACACGTATCGCGGCGAGTGGACGGCCGTTCCCGACGATCCCGTCGTGCCGAAACTCGAACCGCTGTCGATTCGCCAGGGCGAGTCGCTCGCGGGCGAGACGGTCGTCGGCGTTCCCGATCGGGTCGATCGAGCGGTAGTTCGCCTCGAAAACGAGAGCGGCGCGACGGCCACCTCCCGGATCGACGATCCGGGGAACTCGATCGCGGTCGAGTGGGCGCTCGAATCCGGTGCCGACGAGAGCACCGCCACAGCACGGCTGGCGGCCACCGAGAACGCGACGATCCCGCTCGACCCGACCGACGAAGTCGTACTGGAGATCACGCTGGTCCAGTTCGACGGCGCGACGTTCACGTACCGGCAGGCAGCGCCCGTCCGGGCGACCGACGACGGGATCAGGGTCGTCTGGCCGCCCGAGCGGACGAGCTGTGCGCTGGTCACGGACTGCGATCGCGAGGGAACCTATCTTCCCGACCGCCCGGACACCCACCGCGAGTGGGAATCGTTCGAGACGCGGCTCGAGCCGCGAGGGTAA
- a CDS encoding pentapeptide repeat-containing protein, with the protein MSDDRCGHVANISGIGDKGSVCCWRSVWRETDRCIWHTDSTVPAPAYEQNRPKAGERLDGANLRQAPLSGSDVLADCSLVDADFTGATLDRADLSETDLRRATFRDVDAHGTSFRDANLHDAVFVFADLRSADFRGARLYRAGLTDVRLNLETAFDERPVYEDELSGEPSTDEITERAESARWVYRELQRLYEENAFSERAIDYYVREMDLRRRQAWRVRNYLVALKFAGSRWIMRYGTSPWRVVTASILLILFCAGLFPLTGGIQEVGADTAVTYRVEDPTETPGGVLLRAFFKSLYFSVITFATLGYGDIQPVGSWARAIAGVETMLGSLLMALLVFVLTRSVRF; encoded by the coding sequence ATGTCCGACGATCGCTGCGGCCACGTCGCGAACATCAGCGGTATCGGCGACAAGGGATCAGTCTGTTGCTGGCGATCCGTGTGGCGCGAGACCGATCGGTGCATCTGGCACACGGACAGCACGGTTCCGGCGCCGGCCTACGAGCAAAATCGTCCGAAAGCGGGCGAACGACTCGACGGCGCGAACTTGCGTCAGGCGCCGCTGAGCGGGTCGGACGTTCTGGCCGACTGCTCGCTCGTCGACGCCGACTTCACGGGTGCGACGCTGGACCGCGCCGATCTCTCCGAGACCGACCTCCGTCGGGCGACGTTCCGGGACGTCGACGCTCACGGGACTTCCTTTCGGGACGCGAACCTCCACGACGCGGTGTTCGTCTTCGCCGACCTCCGCAGTGCCGATTTCCGCGGTGCGAGACTCTACCGCGCGGGGCTGACCGACGTCCGACTCAACCTCGAGACGGCGTTCGACGAGCGGCCGGTCTACGAGGACGAACTCTCCGGGGAACCGTCCACGGACGAGATCACCGAACGGGCCGAATCCGCACGGTGGGTCTACCGGGAACTCCAGCGCCTCTACGAGGAAAACGCGTTTTCCGAGCGCGCTATCGACTACTACGTTCGGGAGATGGACCTGCGGCGGCGACAGGCGTGGCGTGTCAGGAACTATCTGGTCGCGCTCAAATTCGCCGGCTCCCGCTGGATCATGCGCTACGGGACGAGTCCCTGGCGGGTCGTGACGGCGTCGATCCTCTTGATCCTCTTCTGTGCGGGCCTGTTCCCGCTCACGGGCGGTATCCAGGAGGTGGGGGCCGACACCGCCGTGACCTACCGGGTCGAGGATCCGACCGAGACGCCCGGCGGGGTCCTTCTCCGGGCCTTCTTCAAGAGCCTCTACTTCAGCGTTATCACCTTCGCCACGCTCGGGTACGGTGACATCCAGCCGGTCGGAAGCTGGGCGCGGGCGATCGCCGGGGTCGAGACGATGCTCGGCTCGCTGCTGATGGCGCTGCTGGTGTTCGTCCTCACTCGCAGCGTCCGCTTCTAG
- a CDS encoding dolichyl-phosphate hexose transferase yields the protein MGTYDEEEAIGTVLSDIEAITDGKAEVVCVDGSSDRTPEIAREHGATVVTQRPQGYGVAVRAAILEPDRPIVVTTDCDDTYPMEQLPEFLELINDGYDVVSGDRLYHGAEAMPAFNRFGNHAFAAIASVLMGTRVHDTTTGMRAYRRDVVESIEWTENTGLSAELLIRPLMRGYDVRERPIEYRERAGETKLDPVQGGAAIAKSIVKVCLEERFR from the coding sequence ATGGGAACGTACGACGAGGAGGAAGCGATCGGCACGGTGCTCTCGGACATCGAAGCGATCACCGACGGGAAGGCGGAGGTCGTCTGCGTCGACGGCTCCTCGGACCGCACGCCGGAGATCGCCCGCGAACACGGGGCGACGGTCGTCACGCAGCGACCCCAGGGATACGGCGTCGCGGTCCGCGCGGCGATCCTCGAACCGGACCGACCGATCGTCGTCACGACCGACTGCGACGACACCTATCCGATGGAACAGCTCCCGGAGTTCCTCGAGTTGATCAACGATGGTTACGACGTCGTCAGCGGCGATCGTCTCTACCACGGCGCGGAGGCGATGCCCGCCTTCAACCGATTCGGCAACCACGCCTTCGCCGCCATCGCGAGCGTCCTGATGGGCACCCGGGTGCACGACACGACGACCGGGATGCGCGCGTACCGCCGCGACGTGGTCGAGTCGATCGAGTGGACCGAGAACACCGGCCTCTCCGCGGAACTCCTCATTCGGCCGCTGATGCGGGGCTACGACGTCCGCGAGCGCCCGATCGAGTACCGCGAACGCGCCGGCGAGACCAAACTTGACCCCGTACAGGGCGGCGCCGCCATCGCGAAGTCGATCGTCAAAGTCTGTCTCGAGGAGCGGTTCCGGTGA
- a CDS encoding GMC family oxidoreductase: MSADRPPAESAGPADAESDADDVDRTPVEDADVCVVGAGPAGGLVADRLVAAGLEVVILEAGPRFDPGDRLARQERAIRPAYDRPAVWDGDPERDAHSASGDWFYPLNHTRVKGVGGSTLHWQGMVMRLHEDDFESRSARGVGTDWPIDYEDLRPYYAEAERELGVAGADDNPFAPPRQNPHPMPAFPPSYSDGLFAEACEELEIAMHSVPNARNSESYDGRSACVGYGTCQPVCPSGAKYDATVHVERAEGRGATVIDRAPVQRLEHGPDAIEAAVYATPDDQEHRQEADAFVIACGGVETPRLLLLSDSSHYPDGLANSSGLVGQFFMDHLFAGMGGTLEEPTRQNHVGFLTSECHQFYDDADAEVGPFKLEFFNYAGPSPVETALTGDDWGDDLLDRLRGEYGTHVGLGALVEQLPREDSYVALDPDRTDDRGNPVPDVHWTVGDRALRTIERANEVQERILEELGAEITWRAGPDDTGPAYHHMGTTRMGSDQEESVVGPGLRTHDLENCWIASSSVFPTAGAMNPTLTIAALALKAADHVLDAL, encoded by the coding sequence GTGAGCGCCGATCGGCCGCCCGCCGAGAGCGCGGGTCCGGCGGACGCGGAGAGCGACGCCGACGACGTCGATCGGACGCCGGTCGAAGACGCCGACGTCTGCGTCGTCGGTGCCGGGCCGGCCGGCGGACTGGTCGCCGATCGACTGGTCGCGGCCGGACTCGAGGTGGTGATCCTGGAGGCCGGGCCGCGGTTCGATCCCGGTGATCGCCTCGCGCGCCAGGAGCGGGCGATCCGGCCCGCCTACGATCGCCCGGCCGTCTGGGACGGCGACCCGGAGCGTGACGCCCACTCGGCGAGCGGCGACTGGTTCTACCCGCTGAACCACACCCGTGTCAAGGGCGTCGGCGGGTCGACGCTGCACTGGCAGGGGATGGTAATGCGCCTCCACGAGGACGACTTCGAGTCCCGGAGCGCCCGCGGAGTCGGAACGGATTGGCCGATCGACTACGAGGATCTCCGACCGTACTACGCCGAGGCGGAACGGGAACTGGGCGTGGCGGGGGCCGACGACAACCCCTTCGCGCCGCCCCGCCAGAACCCCCATCCGATGCCCGCCTTCCCGCCCTCCTACAGCGACGGGCTGTTCGCGGAGGCCTGCGAGGAACTCGAGATCGCGATGCACTCGGTGCCGAACGCGCGCAACTCGGAGAGCTACGACGGTCGAAGCGCCTGCGTCGGTTACGGGACCTGTCAGCCGGTCTGCCCCTCCGGCGCGAAGTACGACGCGACCGTCCACGTCGAGCGCGCCGAGGGGCGGGGCGCGACGGTGATCGATCGCGCGCCCGTCCAGCGTCTCGAGCACGGGCCCGACGCGATCGAGGCGGCCGTCTACGCCACCCCGGACGATCAGGAGCACCGCCAGGAAGCCGACGCCTTCGTGATCGCCTGTGGCGGCGTCGAGACCCCGCGGCTCCTGTTACTGTCGGATTCGAGCCACTACCCCGACGGGCTGGCTAACTCGAGCGGTCTCGTCGGCCAGTTCTTCATGGACCACCTGTTCGCGGGGATGGGCGGCACGCTCGAGGAACCGACGCGCCAGAATCACGTGGGTTTCCTGACCAGCGAGTGCCACCAGTTCTACGACGACGCCGACGCGGAGGTCGGCCCGTTCAAACTCGAGTTCTTCAACTACGCCGGCCCCTCGCCGGTCGAGACGGCACTCACCGGCGACGACTGGGGCGACGATCTCCTCGATCGGCTTCGCGGGGAGTACGGCACCCACGTGGGCCTGGGCGCGCTCGTCGAGCAACTCCCCCGCGAGGACAGCTACGTCGCGCTCGATCCCGATCGGACAGACGACCGCGGCAATCCCGTCCCCGACGTCCACTGGACCGTCGGCGATCGGGCGCTGCGGACGATCGAACGGGCGAACGAGGTCCAGGAGCGGATCCTCGAGGAACTCGGCGCGGAGATCACCTGGCGAGCGGGCCCCGACGACACCGGGCCGGCGTACCACCACATGGGAACGACCCGGATGGGGTCGGACCAGGAGGAGAGCGTCGTCGGCCCGGGTCTCCGGACGCACGACCTCGAGAACTGCTGGATCGCCTCCAGCAGCGTCTTCCCGACCGCCGGCGCGATGAACCCGACGCTGACGATCGCCGCGCTCGCGCTGAAGGCCGCGGATCACGTTCTCGACGCGCTCTGA
- a CDS encoding gluconate 2-dehydrogenase subunit 3 family protein — protein sequence MELTRRDATAALAALGAGGAAAVGLRRSRRSADAPTVDDGQVRETLVAVAEVVYPDAVTGTATFVEAFLEGRLDDPGHARGLREAVADLERLSAEWYGDAVADLSAADRDSLLREVGSDTADEDPDGTTAERVRYYVVNELLLALYASPTGGELVGIENPQGHAGGVDTYQRGPEP from the coding sequence ATGGAGTTGACCAGGCGAGACGCGACCGCCGCGCTGGCCGCGCTCGGTGCCGGCGGCGCGGCCGCGGTCGGCCTCCGTCGGTCCCGTCGATCGGCGGATGCGCCCACGGTCGACGACGGGCAGGTCCGCGAAACGCTGGTCGCCGTCGCCGAAGTCGTCTACCCCGACGCGGTGACCGGGACGGCGACGTTCGTCGAGGCGTTCCTCGAGGGACGACTGGACGACCCCGGACACGCTCGGGGACTGCGCGAGGCGGTCGCCGACCTCGAACGGCTGTCGGCGGAGTGGTACGGCGACGCCGTCGCCGATCTCTCCGCGGCCGATCGCGACTCGCTGTTGCGCGAGGTCGGGTCGGACACCGCCGACGAGGATCCCGACGGCACGACCGCCGAGCGGGTGCGCTACTACGTCGTCAACGAACTCCTGCTGGCGCTGTACGCGTCGCCGACGGGCGGCGAACTGGTCGGCATCGAGAACCCACAGGGCCACGCCGGCGGGGTCGACACCTACCAGCGGGGGCCGGAGCCGTGA